TAAGAAGAGGTTATTTCACATTTTTCATCCCTTGGAAATCGTCCTCATCAGAAAGCTCATTGTATTAGCTATTTTTGTCGAAGTTTGTTTTGGGACTTTGCTcttatgttttcatttattaGAGATCTGATGGTGATTAATCCCACTTAATTCTGTGCATAAAGACAATTTCTTGAATtctaaattgttatatatttttttgactcCATCGCTTTTCTGAGAATGGATCTATTAATACTTGATTATTTGTGTTCAAACTGTAGGCCAATCACCAAAAAGTTCGAGAGAAGCCACTTCTATCTGTTTTAGTATTTTTCCAGGTACTTCTTCTTTGCTAGCTAAAAAGAGTCCAATCAATTAAAGAGTCTGTACTAGAGTTTTCCTAGGGCATATtctcaaattttaaagttagaTTCTTGACCTTTTGCTATATGATATCTTGGCGTATGTCATAACATACTCTCATCTACACATCATCTTTTTGTACAGTTATTGCGTTCTGTTAGTTTTTGGAATGTTGATTTTCCAACcagtatatataacttaaaactTCTAAGTTCAATTGGTTGACTATTTATAATGAAAATCGCATTCACATGAGTCTATTTGCAGGCAGCCCGGAACATTGTGCTTCTTGCTGTTCCAGCCCTGTTTTTCACGGTGCTGTTGCTGTAGCCAGTGTGGCTGCATCTGTATGTTGCTGCAATCGCAGCCTTCACCACCACGTCTTCAATCTCTAGAAGGGATGAGTAGATGGCTAAAACTGACATGGTCGTTGCTTCCGCTTCGACCCTTGCGGATGCTCAGTGTATGGAGGCTGTGGAAGTGATTAGAGATGAGAGAGGGAATTTGGCCTCTGTTGTCAGCGACAGTGTAGCCATCAATGTACTTCTACCGGAGATATCTGACACTCACTGCCAGTGAAGCCACAAGTTTAGTAGCTTCAAAAATCTGTATTTTGGTTATCTTAGGTATTTGAAAGATTGATTCTGATGAAGAAACTCAATTATTTTGATAATCTCCATTATCGTCCGAAACGTAAAAGTTCACACTATACAATTCCATATATCCCCTGTTATTAGTTGTAACAAATAGCAAATGAATAAACTTGAACAACCCTATCGAGGTCAATCATCATCTGAATGAACTTACTTTTAACATATATCGTAAAACACACTAAGGCCCAATAATTTAGTCACTACCGGTTGAATATGGAGCACCTATGGGGATtatcaaaactaaataaacaCATTAGAgtcttataaaaattaaacgaatatttaaaagatataaatcatatataactTGTGACGAGTCATTATGATACATTAAGACAATGTGCACCATAAATTATCGACAAACACACAGtaatatcaaaaagaaaaaaaatagtagaTATCTGATTGGTGACATATTATATTAGAGttaatttacaataaaaattataactagATATAATTCCCTGTAAAAATATGagttactaattttttaaaaataactgaTCGGTAACTTTTTGATGTATaaattatagtattttatttaagataaaaatttataaattttaacaataatGACATTTTATTATGAATCTAATAAAATAgagtgaaaatataatatatatatatatatataatcaaaaataaagaaatatactttatatatcatggcgaacatatttatatatttacgtaatttcatatataaaatttttagttaaaagaatataaaagaaataattatttttaaaaaaataattcaaatcaagttagaaaatttataaaaatctttGACTAAGTAAAAAAGTTAtctgatttttgttaaaaaaatggtTTAAAGGATTGTCAtgcaaaatattaaattgttaaaaaaaatggcagttgatattaaaaaaatgctACTGTTGATGTTGCTTGATgttgattaattatttgaatCACCAAATTTTACAAAGGAGATAACTCAAAATTGTGCATCAAATATGACACTTATAactcaaacacaaacacaaaaatttaaaactaaatcatGGTTGGTgttgttcaaataaaaaatcatggTTGGTAACAGTTTTTAGTTATAGTCATAAACTAAACTATTTAATCAACAGTAACTTATGTCACCAATCAAAGCGTGTCCCTGTGCTCAAATATACGATAACAcaatatatactaaaacataGGCTAAGATAATATTTCTATAGaccaatctatcttattaaaacagaaacattatgttggacctaacatttattttgtaagtttttaaattaaatacacatttatactttatagttaaacatatattaagtcactaatgttcctttctttatattaatatccatgtttccaaataatatacttatttctttatactatcgTCCGAAACGTAAAAGTTCACACTATACAATTCCATATATCCCCTGTTATTAGTTGTAACAAATAGCAAATGAATAAACTTGAACAACCCTATCGAGGTCAATCATCATCTGAATGAACTTACTTTTAACATATATCGTAAAACACACTAAGGCCCAATAATTTAGTCACTACCGGTTGAATATGGAGCACCTATGGGGATtatcaaaactaaataaacaCATTAGAgtcttataaaaattaaacgaatatttaaaagatataaatcatatataactTGTGACGAGTCATTATGATACATTAAGACAATGTGCACCATAAATTATCGACAAACACACAGtaatatcaaaaagaaaaaaaatagtagaTATCTGATTGGTGACATATTATATTAGAGttaatttacaataaaaattataactagATATAATTCCCTGTAAAAATATGagttactaattttttaaaaataactgaTCGGTAACTTTTTGATGTATaaattatagtattttatttaagataaaaatttataaattttaacaataatGACATTTTATTATGAATCTAATAAAATAgagtgaaaatataatatatatatatataatcaaaaataaagaaatatactttatatatcatggcgaacatatttatatatttacgtaatttcatatataaaatttttagttaaaagaatataaaagaaataattatttttaaaaaaataattcaaatcaagttagaaaatttataaaaatctttGACTAAGTAAAAAAGTTAtctgatttttgttaaaaaaatggtTTAAAGGATTGTCAtgcaaaatattaaattgttaaaaaaaatggcagttgatattaaaaaaatgctACTGTTGATGTTGCTTGATgttgattaattatttgaatCACCAAATTTTACAAAGGAGATAACTCAAAATTGTGCATCAAATATGACACTTATAactcaaacacaaacacaaaaatttaaaactaaatcatGGTTGGTgttgttcaaataaaaaatcatggTTGGTAACAGTTTTTAGTTATAGTCATAAACTAAACTATTTAATCAACAGTAACTTATGTCACCAATCAAAGCGTGTCCCTGTGCTCAAATATACGATAACAcaatatatactaaaacataGGCTAAGATAATATTTCTATAGaccaatctatcttattaaaacagaaacattatgttggacctaacatttattttgtaagtttttaaattaaatacacatttatactttatagttaaacatatattaagtcactaatgttcctttctttatattaatatccatgtttccaaataatatacttatttctttatactattatcaatgtttccaaacaatatattttttatactactatcaatgtttccaaataatacaataattaatcttagttattttatatctatcattttctctttaaaattttgtagaaacgtcataatttcataaattgcaaaatagtgaactttaaaatttcgattataagattacaaattatgaaactattacaatttaaatccaattagattacatatcggtcatccatcagtttaatcgattagtctcgggttttagtgattttttaatatgaatattttaaaaacataaattgaattgtcagatctccggattaaccggtataatcacaatcgggttgaatttaaaaatattgatttaaatgcaaaaatattttaaatacaccctctttaaaaataaccaaaatatttgttaaattattagtgaaatttttcatcgtaaaatatcccgcgcttcaaaagcgcggatcaaaatctagttctacGTTAAACGTCAAACAAACTCATCCTTGAACAAAGTAACCATGAAGATcaataaaaagatttaaaaagaaaaaaaaacacaaaccaatCTTTCCAAGGCCaaatcatataaacaaacaagTAATTCCCACCCCCTCCCCAATgagtaataaattaaaaaaaaaagaactgaatattataatatagataCAACCACCATGAATAAAGTAAATAAGTCATCCCACAAATAATCTTTCTTTCAATCAaaccatcgatctcacactttAAAACATAAATCGTTTTCATTTATAACACTTCTGCTCATCATCTTCACACACAAACAACAGGATAAAATAACAATTATGCaaactaaacaaacaaaaaactattAAACATGGAATTCGTACATACAACTAACACACAACCTCTGAACAAAATATCATATCCCGTCCGTAGGGCGGGCTTTCCCTAGTTTCTAATCAAGACAAAGTAAACTGCAACTAAATTTCCAGTTTCTCCATAGTCAGTTTCAGAGTTCATACTGTTGTCGATCTAACTGTTTTAGTACTCAATTAAACCTGAGTTTTATGGTCTAGCATATATAACACTGCGATCGATGATGTGCGATAAATGGCTTCTTATGCCAATAGGATTAGAAAACATGGGCCTTTTAAAAAGTATAATCATTCGATATGGGCTCATTATGTTAAGTCCACTCTCATTTATTAAAGGATCATAACAATTTCTTTCTTGATATAACCATAACCTGAATCGTCTTATTTTCTCAAAGACCGATTGTGAGTCCAGGAGTAAGCTCATTTGTTTGTAAAACGAGTGTAGTAGGACATTAATTATTgagtatttttttaatgttcttCTGATGATGACTAAAACGCCGTTTCAACAATAGACATTAAACCCGGTtgacaaggaaaaaaaaaaagaacaaagataATCTTCCTTGACAAAGGTAACGAGCATCCAGTTTTCAAAGATGATCTTGTTCATGGTGACTGAAAAGACTTCAGAGCGGATGTTTTTGTCTTTATAGACTCAGATATTTTAATTGAATATCCCGCCCCCTAGCTTTTTGCGGAATATTTAGGTAACAAAGATATGCTTTGTTTTATGGGTTTCTAATATATCTGTTGCATCTTAATTTGGCAAAGCTTTCCTGTGCTGGACTTAGCCATGGCGCCGTTTTGCGTACTAATTACTTAAGAACGTCAAGGGGGAACACCACATTTTGATTGTTTAATCTGCGTAATATAAAGTCAAActgtttttaagaaaacaacaaCTGCTTGAATAATCAACTTTGGTGGGATCAAAGTTCTAAGCCAAATTGGCTAATCCTGGCAGCGGAATTTGAGTTTAAGAGAACGTTTTTTTGGTATTAAGCAATTTTCAAAACTCACGTGGAGATGCTGACAGAGAATAATTGTTGTTACTACCAAGAAGAGACTTAATCATGCTTCCTCTATCTTCTTTCTGCTAAAAATCGTTTCTCGTCcatatttattatttctattCGTTTAATAGGTCTGCCGTCTGCGTaagaaacatattattttaccCTTCCACCTAGATAGATAAAGTAGACAAAAATTAAAGCCatagaaaactaaatttttaataatatgagTGGCAAAGTTGTAGTGCTAAACACGCGGATAAACTATGAGGAGAAAAATCTTTAGAAAGTAAATGACTGATCATATCTAAACACTGAACTCTGGGGATCGCCACGTCGGCAATACTGAGCGTTTACACGTGGACTTTAACACACCCCGCGTAGCTAATTATTGTATCAAAaagaacatattttatttttaatgtattacttaataaaaatattaatttcgaaAAAATTAATAGTGATTTCTATTGGCTAAAACTtatagaaaattgttattcgcaaaaaacaatttatttacaGTCAAATTTTAacgtgttttcttaatatataagaaaaatttaaaatatatatctttttaaagcGGAATGATTAATaaagaaacattacaacattgTTTTGTAGTCATGTATCACTATGAGAATgaaattcatatttttagaaaaaataagtTGGTCAATCTTAACTTATATTGCacttttattaaactaattatcaaattgataaatagtgtacaaaagaatattctcgCACTTTCTTTAGATAAAAACtacggaattacctaatatgattaacatatatataacaaataataattatgaataataaatattttgatatttttgtatcttatctttttgtttgattttatattattaaaagatattaaataatcacattaaccatataagaaaaatataaattttcttatatgttatatttcgaattttattagaaaattttaaaagtac
The sequence above is drawn from the Raphanus sativus cultivar WK10039 chromosome 7, ASM80110v3, whole genome shotgun sequence genome and encodes:
- the LOC130497507 gene encoding uncharacterized protein LOC130497507 — its product is MASSNFFLSDLKSVRCSPLLRLGFCDPGRQGLAGAVLMELRRGQSPKSSREATSICFSIFPGSPEHCASCCSSPVFHGAVAVASVAASVCCCNRSLHHHVFNL